A window from Enterocloster bolteae encodes these proteins:
- a CDS encoding tripartite tricarboxylate transporter TctB family protein translates to MKKIGTKQIVPLVLAVFAVVFAVVGFTQLGFWEDVDGPQPGFFPAIMAIVMFLASIASFFQSLKEEKAARYERDEMMVIAGGAGIIAGSFIIGLLPSCYLFVILWLKVFEKTGWKETLIVLAVCMAISIGVFRMWLGVHFPMGLFEAFL, encoded by the coding sequence ATGAAAAAAATAGGTACAAAGCAGATTGTACCCTTGGTGTTAGCAGTATTTGCAGTGGTATTTGCAGTGGTTGGTTTTACACAGCTGGGGTTCTGGGAGGATGTGGACGGTCCTCAGCCTGGTTTCTTCCCGGCCATCATGGCTATCGTCATGTTCCTGGCAAGTATTGCTTCTTTCTTTCAGTCCCTGAAGGAAGAGAAGGCTGCCAGGTATGAGCGGGATGAGATGATGGTCATAGCAGGGGGAGCTGGAATCATAGCGGGTTCCTTTATTATAGGTCTGCTGCCCAGCTGCTATTTGTTTGTGATACTGTGGCTGAAAGTGTTTGAGAAGACCGGATGGAAGGAAACTCTCATTGTCCTTGCTGTCTGTATGGCCATTTCCATCGGTGTGTTCCGTATGTGGCTGGGGGTCCATTTTCCAATGGGGCTTTTTGAAGCATTCTTGTAG
- a CDS encoding tripartite tricarboxylate transporter permease, giving the protein MENIQLLMHGFSTLFTFSNVGAALLGAVLGLVVGAMPGIGSLAGVALLLPLTYKFNPTTAIIMLGALYYSNMYGGAFSAILLNIPGDSPAICTAMDGYPMASKKKRPGQALFTANMASFIGGTIGIIILTFTGPALADIGLKFGPSEMTALLLIAMTSISWLVGENPIKGVVITMLGILLASIGMDTLSGSPRYDFGSMYLLGGIPFTPFIIGTVGFSQVIKLVMERSNEVKSEPHMKLTIRGSILTKHDFKRLLPPALRSGVMGTFVGVLPGAGATTGAFMGYAAQKKFKNEEELGTGAIEGIAASEAANNAAAAGAFAPLLALGIPGSGTGAVLLGGLMMWGLNPGPLLFTNEPEFTWGLIASLFLSNIFALVVAIGVIPFLIQILSVPVKYMIPIITIVCVVGSYSSSYSMYGVLIMFLSGILGYLLVKNDYPTAPMLLSFVLAKLLESNMRKAFIISGGSLGIFFTRPITCVLMLIFLAFICTPVVKAVLKKARASK; this is encoded by the coding sequence ATGGAAAATATACAACTGTTAATGCATGGCTTCTCCACGCTGTTCACCTTCAGCAATGTGGGAGCCGCCCTTTTGGGAGCGGTTCTGGGCCTTGTGGTGGGGGCAATGCCCGGTATCGGAAGTCTGGCCGGTGTGGCCCTGCTGCTTCCGCTGACCTACAAGTTTAATCCCACCACTGCCATCATTATGCTGGGAGCTTTGTATTACTCCAATATGTACGGCGGCGCCTTCAGCGCAATCCTGTTAAATATTCCGGGAGACTCACCGGCCATCTGCACGGCCATGGACGGCTACCCAATGGCATCCAAAAAGAAGCGTCCCGGACAGGCGCTGTTTACAGCCAATATGGCCTCCTTTATCGGAGGAACCATCGGTATCATCATCCTGACCTTTACAGGACCTGCCCTGGCGGATATCGGTCTTAAGTTCGGCCCGTCCGAGATGACGGCTCTGCTTCTTATCGCCATGACGTCCATCAGCTGGCTGGTGGGTGAGAATCCCATCAAGGGCGTGGTGATAACCATGCTGGGTATTCTGCTGGCAAGCATTGGCATGGACACTCTCTCAGGCTCTCCCAGATATGATTTTGGCAGTATGTACCTGCTGGGAGGCATTCCCTTTACGCCTTTCATTATCGGCACAGTGGGATTTTCACAGGTTATTAAACTGGTGATGGAGCGCAGCAATGAGGTGAAATCAGAGCCCCACATGAAGCTTACCATCCGCGGAAGTATCCTGACAAAGCATGATTTCAAGCGTCTGCTTCCGCCTGCCCTGCGCTCCGGCGTCATGGGAACCTTTGTGGGCGTGCTTCCGGGAGCAGGGGCAACCACCGGCGCTTTCATGGGATACGCGGCCCAGAAGAAATTCAAGAACGAGGAAGAACTGGGAACCGGCGCCATAGAGGGCATTGCGGCCAGCGAAGCTGCAAACAATGCGGCCGCGGCAGGTGCATTTGCGCCGCTTCTGGCCCTGGGCATACCGGGAAGCGGCACTGGCGCAGTGCTTTTAGGAGGCCTGATGATGTGGGGGCTCAATCCGGGACCGCTTCTGTTTACCAATGAACCGGAATTTACATGGGGACTGATTGCATCCCTGTTCCTCTCCAACATATTTGCGCTGGTTGTGGCAATCGGCGTCATTCCGTTCCTGATTCAGATATTGTCCGTGCCTGTAAAGTACATGATTCCCATTATCACCATTGTGTGCGTGGTGGGATCCTACAGCTCCAGCTATTCCATGTATGGCGTGCTGATTATGTTTCTGTCAGGCATACTGGGATATCTGCTGGTCAAGAACGACTATCCCACGGCTCCCATGCTTTTGTCCTTTGTGCTGGCTAAGCTGCTGGAGTCCAATATGCGAAAGGCATTTATCATATCGGGGGGAAGCCTGGGCATTTTCTTTACAAGACCCATTACCTGCGTGCTGATGCTGATTTTCCTGGCATTTATCTGCACACCTGTGGTAAAGGCCGTCCTTAAAAAGGCAAGGGCATCCAAATAG
- a CDS encoding PdxA family dehydrogenase, which produces MSGKPILGILLGDAAGVGPEIIVKLAASRFYDEYCRPVVIGDVRVFERGARICGLEIPVQVIDKVEEADWTKGMPVLDQRDVDPEQVPFANISIESGRACLNMLKTAIELYQAGRIDGFCFAPLNKQAMIQAGCPFESEHHYMAHLFGHTEPFGEINVLGDLWTTRTTSHIPISKVSDSLTVDTIMRAIRLANVSLKNSGIEKPRLALAALNPHCGEGGKCGREEIDVIAPAIEKAREMGIDANGPFPSDILFIKAFNGDFDGVVTMYHDQGQIALKLKGFDQGITIAGGLPAPIVTCAHGTAYDIAGKGIVKTSAFENAVKMAAKMAAHLKGC; this is translated from the coding sequence ATGAGCGGTAAACCGATTTTAGGAATCTTATTAGGAGATGCAGCCGGCGTGGGGCCGGAAATTATTGTCAAGCTGGCAGCTTCCAGATTTTACGATGAATACTGCCGTCCCGTGGTAATAGGGGACGTCAGGGTGTTTGAGAGAGGTGCCAGGATATGCGGTCTGGAAATCCCGGTGCAGGTCATTGACAAGGTGGAGGAAGCAGACTGGACCAAGGGAATGCCTGTCCTGGATCAAAGGGATGTGGACCCTGAGCAGGTTCCGTTTGCCAACATCAGCATTGAAAGCGGACGCGCCTGCCTGAACATGCTGAAAACAGCCATTGAGCTTTACCAGGCCGGCAGGATTGACGGATTCTGCTTTGCCCCGTTAAATAAGCAGGCAATGATTCAGGCCGGGTGTCCTTTTGAGAGCGAGCACCATTACATGGCCCATCTCTTTGGACACACGGAGCCGTTTGGGGAAATCAATGTGCTGGGAGATCTGTGGACCACAAGGACAACCAGCCATATTCCCATTAGCAAGGTCAGCGACAGCCTGACCGTGGATACCATCATGAGAGCCATAAGACTGGCCAATGTTTCCCTTAAGAATTCCGGTATTGAGAAGCCCAGGCTTGCCCTGGCAGCCCTGAATCCTCACTGCGGCGAGGGCGGAAAGTGCGGCAGGGAAGAGATTGATGTAATCGCGCCGGCCATTGAAAAGGCAAGGGAGATGGGGATTGACGCCAACGGACCGTTCCCATCCGACATTCTGTTCATCAAGGCCTTTAACGGGGATTTTGACGGAGTGGTGACCATGTATCACGACCAGGGCCAGATCGCCCTTAAGCTGAAGGGATTTGACCAGGGCATCACCATTGCGGGAGGACTTCCGGCGCCAATCGTCACATGCGCCCATGGCACGGCTTACGATATTGCCGGAAAGGGAATTGTTAAGACTTCGGCATTTGAGAATGCGGTCAAGATGGCTGCCAAGATGGCGGCCCATCTGAAAGGCTGCTGA
- a CDS encoding sugar phosphate isomerase/epimerase family protein: MEQSMRRFMKVGIILHVSYPQLGGGEGPILECLERICGDDYFEAVEVARMKDGQVRKKAAEMIRAAHMVSAYGGQSRTLSAGLNINDLDETRRAMAVDTLKEGIDEAYEMGCAGFSFLCGRYDEGRKEQAFEQLLKSTRQLCGYAGEKGNMPICCEVFDYDIDKRALIGPAALAARYAGEIRRDYGNFGLLVDLSHIPMLHETIEESILPVKDYIIHAHMGNTVIKSPDCEAYGDNHPRFGFPDSENDVEELAHYLRTLMEIGFLGEKKRPIVSFEVKPWKDESPEVIIANAKRTLNLAWELV, encoded by the coding sequence ATGGAACAATCCATGAGAAGGTTTATGAAGGTGGGAATCATTCTCCACGTATCCTACCCGCAGCTGGGAGGAGGCGAGGGACCTATCCTGGAATGCCTGGAGCGGATCTGCGGGGATGATTATTTTGAAGCCGTGGAGGTGGCCAGAATGAAGGACGGGCAGGTCCGGAAAAAGGCGGCGGAGATGATCCGCGCGGCCCATATGGTGTCTGCTTACGGCGGCCAGTCCAGGACCTTGTCTGCGGGACTCAACATCAATGACCTGGATGAAACCAGAAGGGCCATGGCAGTGGACACACTGAAGGAAGGAATTGATGAAGCCTATGAGATGGGCTGCGCAGGTTTTTCCTTCCTGTGCGGCCGGTATGACGAGGGACGAAAGGAACAGGCCTTTGAACAGCTTCTTAAATCTACCAGGCAGCTGTGCGGGTATGCAGGGGAGAAGGGAAATATGCCCATCTGCTGCGAGGTCTTTGACTATGATATTGACAAGAGGGCTCTCATCGGTCCGGCAGCCCTGGCTGCCCGCTATGCAGGGGAAATCCGGAGGGACTATGGGAATTTCGGCCTGCTGGTGGATTTGAGCCATATCCCCATGCTTCATGAGACCATCGAAGAAAGCATCTTGCCGGTGAAGGATTACATCATTCATGCCCATATGGGAAACACGGTAATTAAAAGCCCGGACTGTGAGGCATACGGGGACAACCATCCCAGATTCGGATTCCCGGACAGTGAAAATGATGTGGAGGAGCTGGCCCATTATCTGAGGACGCTTATGGAAATCGGATTTCTGGGTGAGAAGAAACGGCCTATTGTAAGCTTTGAGGTGAAGCCCTGGAAGGATGAATCCCCCGAAGTGATTATAGCAAATGCAAAACGTACGTTGAACCTGGCATGGGAGCTGGTGTGA
- a CDS encoding transketolase family protein, whose translation MGENIAIRDAYGAALKELGEQNEKIVGLEADVASSTKSGIFGKAFPERYFNVGISELDMVSMSAGFAREGLIPYVNTFAVFLTTRGADPIQSLIAYDKLNVKLCGTYCGLSDSYDGASHQAITDLAFVRAIPNMTVITVADAVETKKAVFAIAEHQGPVYLRLSRAAAPVFYPEDMKFEIGRGITVREGGDVTIITTGTVLHKALAAAELLEAKGIRARVVDMHTIKPIDEELIIECARETGAIVTVEEHSVCGGLGSAVAEVLAEHMPVPMTRIGATDFAESGDYEQLLVKYGYGPESIAEKCEKVMKRKQVQKK comes from the coding sequence ATGGGAGAAAACATAGCAATCCGTGACGCCTACGGCGCAGCGCTTAAGGAATTAGGAGAACAGAATGAGAAGATCGTGGGCCTGGAGGCGGATGTGGCTTCCTCCACAAAGAGCGGAATTTTTGGAAAGGCATTTCCGGAACGTTACTTTAATGTGGGCATCAGCGAGCTGGATATGGTATCCATGTCAGCCGGATTTGCCAGGGAGGGACTGATTCCTTATGTAAATACATTCGCGGTGTTCCTGACCACCAGAGGGGCAGATCCTATACAGAGCCTGATTGCCTATGACAAGCTGAACGTGAAGCTCTGCGGAACCTACTGCGGGCTTTCGGACTCCTATGACGGAGCCAGCCACCAGGCCATTACCGACCTGGCATTTGTGAGAGCCATCCCCAATATGACGGTGATTACAGTGGCGGACGCAGTGGAGACAAAAAAAGCGGTATTTGCCATTGCAGAACATCAGGGCCCTGTCTATTTAAGGCTCAGCCGCGCGGCAGCTCCTGTGTTTTATCCTGAGGATATGAAATTTGAGATCGGCAGGGGCATTACGGTCAGGGAAGGCGGGGATGTGACCATTATCACCACGGGAACCGTGCTTCACAAGGCCCTGGCAGCGGCAGAGCTTCTGGAAGCAAAGGGAATCCGGGCAAGAGTGGTGGATATGCATACCATCAAACCTATTGATGAGGAACTGATTATAGAATGCGCCAGGGAGACGGGCGCCATCGTGACCGTGGAGGAACACTCTGTCTGCGGCGGACTGGGAAGCGCTGTGGCGGAAGTCCTGGCAGAGCATATGCCGGTACCCATGACCCGCATCGGGGCCACTGACTTTGCAGAATCCGGGGATTATGAACAGCTTTTGGTGAAATACGGCTATGGCCCGGAATCCATCGCAGAAAAATGTGAAAAAGTGATGAAGCGCAAGCAGGTACAGAAAAAGTAA
- a CDS encoding sugar phosphate isomerase/epimerase family protein, with product MKLCYQVATPDVAIADSVTAYQGSLEKSFGDLGRLGYDGVELMTLNPEKLDWNEVKETAEKNGLSVILVCTGEIFGQLGLSYTNPREEIRKEAIRRSREIIDFAGFLGANINIGRVRGQYCGELSREETENLAVEAFRELADYGAPRNVNIALETVTIMQTNFINTLAEGAAMVDRVDRPNFRLMMDIFHLNLEEKNIYEAIRRYSSYNIHVHLADNNRRYPGHCGLDFEKILTTFKECGYDGNFCTEIFQIPSMEEAAAGAIRHLRPIADRVYGRTV from the coding sequence ATGAAACTATGTTATCAGGTGGCCACACCAGATGTGGCAATCGCTGATTCAGTGACAGCATACCAGGGAAGCCTGGAGAAAAGCTTCGGGGACCTGGGAAGGCTGGGATACGACGGGGTGGAGCTGATGACCCTGAATCCGGAAAAACTGGACTGGAATGAAGTGAAAGAAACAGCTGAAAAGAACGGATTGTCTGTTATACTGGTATGTACAGGGGAAATCTTCGGGCAGCTGGGATTAAGCTATACAAACCCCAGGGAGGAGATCCGGAAGGAGGCTATCCGCAGGAGCAGGGAAATCATTGATTTTGCAGGCTTTCTGGGAGCCAATATCAACATCGGACGTGTGAGAGGCCAGTACTGCGGAGAACTTTCCAGAGAAGAAACCGAAAACCTGGCAGTGGAGGCCTTCCGGGAGCTGGCTGACTACGGGGCACCCAGGAACGTGAACATTGCCCTGGAGACAGTGACTATTATGCAGACGAATTTCATCAATACCCTGGCAGAGGGGGCTGCCATGGTGGACCGTGTGGACCGCCCCAATTTCCGGCTGATGATGGATATTTTCCATCTGAATCTGGAGGAGAAGAACATCTATGAGGCCATCCGCAGGTACAGCTCCTACAATATCCACGTACACCTGGCAGATAACAACAGACGGTATCCGGGCCACTGCGGTCTGGACTTTGAGAAGATTCTCACCACCTTTAAAGAATGCGGATATGACGGCAATTTCTGTACCGAAATCTTCCAGATTCCTTCCATGGAGGAGGCGGCAGCGGGCGCCATCCGGCATTTGCGGCCCATCGCGGACCGGGTTTACGGACGGACTGTCTGA
- a CDS encoding transketolase, translated as MTNERKEELQRQCSKFRNDLIDLLYSIQTGHPGGSLSCTEILTSLYFEIMNVNPEDPEMEGRDHLILSKGHAAPMLYLVLAEKGFFPKEELKTLRQMDSMLQGHPCVHKTPGVELSTGPLGLGLSAGLGMAMADRIKGLDSYTYVVMGDGEIEEGCIWEAAMSASKFGADHLIGILDNNGVQLDGTLEEIMPMGDIGAKWKAFGWNVIPCDGHDVEDFCRAVEEAKKTKGCPSLILAATVKGKGVSFMEGKNTWHGKAINDNEYAQAKAELGGAR; from the coding sequence ATGACGAATGAGAGAAAAGAGGAGTTACAGAGACAATGCAGCAAATTCCGGAACGACCTGATTGACCTGCTTTACAGCATCCAGACCGGCCATCCCGGCGGATCCCTGTCATGCACGGAGATACTGACGTCCCTTTATTTTGAAATCATGAATGTGAATCCTGAAGATCCGGAGATGGAGGGAAGGGACCACCTGATTCTGTCAAAAGGCCACGCGGCCCCCATGCTGTACCTGGTGCTGGCGGAGAAAGGCTTTTTCCCCAAGGAGGAGTTAAAGACCCTGCGCCAGATGGACAGCATGCTTCAGGGCCATCCCTGCGTACATAAAACTCCGGGTGTGGAGCTGTCCACAGGTCCTTTGGGGCTGGGACTTTCCGCCGGCCTGGGCATGGCCATGGCAGACAGAATTAAGGGACTGGATTCCTATACCTATGTGGTCATGGGCGACGGTGAGATTGAGGAGGGCTGTATCTGGGAGGCTGCCATGTCCGCCTCCAAATTCGGGGCTGACCATCTCATCGGCATTCTGGACAACAACGGAGTACAGCTGGACGGCACCCTGGAGGAAATCATGCCCATGGGAGACATCGGGGCAAAATGGAAGGCTTTTGGGTGGAATGTGATACCATGCGACGGCCATGATGTGGAGGATTTCTGCCGGGCCGTGGAGGAGGCTAAGAAGACCAAAGGCTGTCCTTCCCTGATTCTTGCCGCCACCGTGAAGGGCAAGGGGGTTTCCTTTATGGAAGGAAAGAACACCTGGCACGGCAAGGCCATCAATGATAATGAATACGCACAAGCGAAAGCAGAATTAGGAGGTGCCAGATAA
- a CDS encoding Bug family tripartite tricarboxylate transporter substrate binding protein: MKKRSIVMAMAALMMVSAVTGCTSKAVSSDGTFTPKETINWTVTSSPGGGSDIYTRMISDIMTKENLVNGQPIIVTNKTDGSGEIGRNEVATTKGSKADYTLLTFNSGDLMPMVQNTKNRSSNFRILAIMAVDKQLIFKGEQTKYADFKEAIEAAKNGTKIVIGGSKGDDIATYDAMLEEIGISKDVMSYITYDSTGDAITAALGGHVEFVISKPAAASEYVTAGSLIPVLALSTERYTGNLADAPTLSEIGDYENVEVPVWRGVAAPAAMSDAAAAYWSEQLGKVAETDTWKNDYLEKNKLIGNYMDAAGATEYVTAYEKDFMAANGIQ; the protein is encoded by the coding sequence ATGAAGAAAAGAAGTATTGTAATGGCAATGGCAGCACTTATGATGGTATCAGCAGTAACCGGATGTACAAGCAAGGCCGTCAGCAGCGACGGCACATTCACACCAAAGGAAACCATTAACTGGACCGTTACATCCAGTCCCGGCGGCGGCAGCGACATCTACACAAGAATGATATCCGATATCATGACCAAGGAAAACCTGGTCAACGGACAGCCTATCATTGTTACCAATAAGACGGACGGAAGCGGTGAGATCGGCAGAAACGAGGTGGCTACCACCAAGGGGAGCAAGGCTGACTATACCCTTCTCACCTTTAACAGCGGCGATTTAATGCCCATGGTCCAGAATACAAAGAACCGCTCGTCCAATTTCCGTATCCTGGCCATTATGGCAGTTGACAAACAGCTTATTTTCAAGGGGGAGCAGACCAAGTATGCTGATTTCAAGGAGGCAATCGAGGCTGCCAAAAATGGTACAAAGATCGTCATCGGCGGCTCCAAGGGAGATGATATCGCCACCTATGATGCAATGCTGGAGGAAATCGGAATCAGCAAGGACGTGATGTCCTATATCACCTATGACTCCACCGGTGACGCCATCACCGCAGCCCTGGGAGGCCATGTGGAATTTGTTATCTCCAAGCCTGCGGCTGCTTCTGAGTATGTGACAGCCGGTTCCCTGATTCCTGTGCTGGCCCTGTCCACGGAACGCTACACCGGCAACCTGGCAGACGCCCCCACACTGAGCGAAATTGGAGACTATGAAAATGTGGAAGTCCCTGTATGGCGCGGCGTGGCAGCCCCTGCAGCCATGAGCGATGCGGCGGCCGCTTACTGGAGTGAACAGTTGGGCAAGGTTGCTGAGACCGATACATGGAAGAATGATTATTTGGAAAAGAACAAACTGATTGGCAACTATATGGATGCTGCCGGCGCAACGGAATATGTGACAGCCTATGAAAAGGACTTCATGGCTGCCAACGGAATCCAGTAA
- a CDS encoding sigma 54-interacting transcriptional regulator translates to MDNGRWKSVIKIVFFAPYPDILPVIEQVFRERPESEAIQYEVVQDFYNNRLEQVEADVVIARGFTAHTLKRKNIPCAELKSTGYDVMKAVNECMQKGNIERIAVVGAFNMVYGAEQMCHLYPNLGLGCYAEDDETKLEMAVHQAMKDGNQAIVGGYSTVQIAERLGMPAAMIHSGIEAVNHAISEAIAVAHLTRYERQKRDEIANIMNYSFQGIISVNRKGIITLANTCCHTYMKDRKTSLAGEHIKDFFPDIDFDSVIRDKQKILSEVCRFGGKQVLVNCVPVAGDSEEFGCVLTFQGTEQIQAEEGKLRKRMHSDGFTARYDFSHILYRDSCMEAVISQAVKFSYSDSNILIHGETGTGKELFAQSIHNSSRRRKGPFVAINCAALPENLLESELFGYVEGAFTGASRGGKMGFFEIAHKGTIFLDEIGDISPKLQSRLLRVIQEREIIRLGNDTVIPIDVRVICATNRDLKKEVSRGNFREDLLYRLDVLELNLPPLRKRKQDILYLADRMVRFEHERTGSRLEAITQEGRELLMRYNWPGNVREMRNFCERICILCEKTRAGAEDVLQALPGEWEHGEGADSQYADSQYAESRHAESRYAESRYAESRYAESRHADSGSGSADFPASGSHVPAEAAGRGPRLEEAQRQAVKDALELCGYHRGRTAAYLGIDKSTLWRKMKKYGIEG, encoded by the coding sequence ATGGACAATGGGAGGTGGAAGAGTGTGATTAAAATTGTATTTTTTGCACCATATCCGGACATTCTTCCTGTCATTGAGCAGGTGTTCCGGGAACGGCCTGAATCGGAAGCCATTCAGTATGAGGTTGTCCAGGATTTCTACAATAACAGACTGGAACAGGTGGAGGCGGACGTGGTTATAGCCAGGGGCTTTACGGCCCATACCTTAAAGCGCAAAAACATTCCGTGTGCAGAGCTTAAATCCACGGGATACGATGTGATGAAGGCAGTCAATGAATGTATGCAGAAGGGGAATATTGAAAGGATTGCCGTGGTGGGCGCCTTCAATATGGTGTATGGGGCGGAGCAGATGTGCCACCTGTATCCGAACCTGGGGCTGGGCTGCTATGCGGAGGACGATGAGACCAAGCTGGAGATGGCGGTGCACCAGGCTATGAAGGACGGGAACCAGGCCATTGTGGGGGGATATTCCACGGTCCAGATCGCGGAGCGTCTGGGTATGCCGGCTGCCATGATTCATTCAGGAATCGAGGCGGTAAACCATGCCATTTCAGAGGCCATAGCGGTGGCCCATCTCACCCGGTATGAGAGGCAGAAAAGGGATGAGATAGCAAATATCATGAACTACTCCTTCCAGGGGATTATTTCCGTCAACAGGAAGGGAATCATAACCCTGGCCAATACATGCTGCCATACGTATATGAAGGACAGAAAGACTTCGCTGGCAGGAGAGCATATAAAGGACTTCTTTCCGGATATTGATTTTGACAGTGTGATCAGGGACAAACAAAAGATCCTGTCGGAGGTGTGCAGGTTCGGAGGAAAACAGGTGCTGGTCAATTGTGTGCCTGTGGCCGGTGACTCGGAGGAGTTCGGCTGCGTGCTCACCTTCCAGGGAACGGAACAGATACAGGCAGAGGAGGGCAAACTGCGCAAGCGTATGCATTCGGACGGCTTTACGGCCAGGTACGACTTTTCCCACATACTTTACAGGGACAGCTGCATGGAGGCGGTTATCAGCCAGGCCGTGAAATTCAGCTATTCGGATTCCAATATACTGATTCATGGGGAGACGGGAACGGGAAAGGAGCTGTTTGCCCAGAGCATTCACAACTCCAGCCGCAGAAGGAAGGGGCCTTTCGTGGCGATTAACTGCGCGGCATTGCCGGAGAACCTGCTGGAGAGCGAGCTCTTTGGCTATGTGGAAGGGGCCTTTACCGGAGCGTCCAGGGGCGGGAAAATGGGATTTTTTGAGATTGCCCACAAGGGGACCATTTTTTTGGATGAGATAGGCGATATATCACCAAAGCTGCAGAGCCGCCTCCTGAGGGTCATACAGGAAAGGGAAATCATCCGGCTGGGCAATGACACCGTGATTCCCATTGATGTCCGCGTTATCTGCGCCACCAACAGGGATTTAAAGAAGGAGGTATCCCGGGGGAATTTCAGGGAGGATCTGCTGTATCGTCTGGATGTGCTTGAACTCAATCTTCCGCCCCTCAGAAAACGGAAGCAGGACATCCTTTATCTGGCGGACCGGATGGTGCGGTTTGAACATGAGCGCACAGGGAGCAGGCTGGAGGCAATAACCCAGGAGGGCAGGGAACTTCTGATGCGTTACAACTGGCCGGGGAATGTGAGGGAAATGCGCAATTTCTGTGAGCGTATCTGTATTCTCTGCGAGAAAACAAGGGCAGGGGCAGAGGACGTACTCCAGGCCCTTCCGGGAGAATGGGAGCACGGGGAGGGGGCAGACAGCCAGTATGCAGACAGCCAGTATGCAGAGAGCCGGCATGCAGAAAGCCGGTATGCAGAAAGTCGGTATGCAGAAAGTCGGTATGCAGAAAGCCGGCATGCAGACAGCGGTTCCGGCAGCGCGGATTTTCCGGCGTCCGGCAGTCATGTACCGGCGGAGGCCGCGGGCCGCGGGCCCCGTCTGGAGGAAGCCCAGAGGCAGGCCGTGAAGGACGCCCTGGAGCTGTGCGGTTATCACAGGGGCAGGACAGCCGCATATCTGGGAATTGATAAGAGTACTCTGTGGAGAAAAATGAAAAAATACGGCATTGAGGGTTAG
- a CDS encoding aspartate/glutamate racemase family protein, protein MKSIALIHTVKSVASGFDDSLRNYLGYEVKIHNLWDDFLANNPNEIGEFTIQNRNRLFCDMKAQELTGADIIVTTCSTLTPAVELIRPFIQVPVIAIDDAMARRSVLYGKRIMVMATAESTVGPTVSKIKAEADKAGREADISTCVCMDAFFAMKAMDMKKHDMILREKAGKMKGYDCIVLAQASMAHLEDETASITGCPVLTSPRLCMEEIKKKLEEI, encoded by the coding sequence ATGAAAAGCATTGCGTTGATTCATACGGTAAAGAGCGTGGCATCGGGCTTTGATGACAGCCTGAGAAACTATCTGGGATATGAAGTGAAGATACATAACCTGTGGGACGATTTTCTGGCCAATAATCCCAACGAGATTGGGGAGTTTACCATACAGAACCGAAACCGTCTGTTCTGCGATATGAAGGCCCAGGAGCTGACAGGAGCAGATATCATTGTCACCACCTGCTCCACCCTGACCCCGGCGGTGGAACTGATCCGGCCTTTTATCCAGGTTCCCGTCATTGCCATCGACGATGCCATGGCCAGAAGGAGCGTTCTCTACGGAAAGCGCATCATGGTCATGGCCACGGCAGAGAGCACGGTGGGGCCCACTGTCTCAAAGATTAAGGCTGAGGCGGATAAGGCGGGAAGGGAAGCAGACATATCCACCTGCGTGTGCATGGATGCATTCTTTGCCATGAAAGCCATGGACATGAAGAAGCACGACATGATTCTCAGGGAAAAGGCCGGGAAAATGAAGGGCTATGACTGCATTGTCCTTGCCCAGGCGTCCATGGCCCATCTGGAGGACGAGACAGCTTCCATTACAGGCTGCCCTGTCCTTACCAGTCCCAGGCTGTGTATGGAAGAAATCAAGAAAAAATTGGAGGAGATATAG